The proteins below come from a single Corynebacterium glyciniphilum AJ 3170 genomic window:
- a CDS encoding amino acid transporter — protein MRKAQGLHPVRRDAFTAQVPRPLRTTDTDSRRPWWQVMCLSGVDYFSTLGYQPGIAVAAAGALAPVATLILVLVTLLGAVPVYRRIAAESPDGLGSIGMLAGMVRGWRGKLLILVLLGFAACDFMITVTLSASDAATHLLSSSSSPWLMPVTLGLVALLAAVFLKGFTDAVRVSVLLVVVYLGLTTAVVARGLWRILTESGHVADWTAAVTTQHSSIWMMLAVAVLVFPKLALGMSGFETGVSVMPLIRPASGTVGEEARASRIRSGRRLVLVSALVMSCFLIGSSLCVTMLVPGDQLAAGGEANGRALAWLAHEEFGRVVGNIYDASTIAVLWFAGASAMAGLLALIPRFLPAYGMAPTWARRSRPMVVVLAAVAVVLVLVFRADVDAQSGAYATGVLVLLGSGALAVTLHTLRRGNRRSGVPFALVTAVLGYTLVANVIERPEGLRVAAWFILGIIVVSAVSRTRRSFELRDSEIRYDTAAEHIVQAAVAGSGELHLVASCAREAPDVAARARGLRASNHLSGNRPLVFLEVTVGDPSDFSSVLQVTGHAVDGVPVLHVSATTVPNAVAAVALDARDHFDAIPDIYFEWGTGSPVREILRYLAVGRGHNAAVTREVLRRAEPEEGRRPRVHVG, from the coding sequence ATGCGTAAAGCGCAGGGCCTTCATCCGGTCCGTCGGGACGCCTTCACGGCACAGGTACCACGTCCCCTCCGAACCACCGACACTGATTCCAGACGCCCCTGGTGGCAGGTCATGTGCCTGTCTGGTGTCGACTACTTCTCCACCCTCGGATACCAGCCCGGCATCGCCGTTGCGGCGGCTGGCGCGTTGGCCCCCGTCGCGACGCTGATACTGGTGCTTGTCACTCTCCTCGGCGCGGTCCCGGTGTACCGGCGGATCGCCGCCGAATCCCCGGACGGGCTCGGCTCGATCGGGATGCTGGCCGGCATGGTCCGGGGATGGCGCGGCAAGTTGCTCATCCTCGTTCTCCTCGGCTTCGCTGCCTGCGACTTCATGATCACCGTGACGCTGTCGGCGTCGGATGCAGCAACCCACTTGCTCAGTTCCTCCAGCAGCCCCTGGCTGATGCCGGTCACGCTGGGACTGGTGGCACTGCTGGCAGCGGTCTTCCTGAAGGGCTTCACCGACGCTGTCCGCGTGTCGGTCCTGCTCGTGGTGGTGTACCTGGGTCTGACCACCGCGGTGGTGGCCCGGGGGCTGTGGCGCATCCTCACCGAATCCGGCCATGTCGCCGACTGGACTGCGGCGGTCACCACGCAGCACTCCAGCATCTGGATGATGCTGGCTGTCGCAGTTCTCGTGTTTCCGAAGCTGGCGCTCGGCATGTCCGGGTTCGAGACAGGGGTGTCGGTGATGCCGCTGATCCGGCCGGCGTCCGGCACCGTCGGAGAGGAGGCGCGTGCTTCCCGGATCAGGTCAGGCCGACGCCTCGTGCTCGTCAGCGCCCTGGTCATGAGTTGTTTCCTCATCGGTTCGTCGCTGTGCGTGACCATGCTGGTGCCCGGCGACCAGCTGGCTGCCGGTGGTGAGGCGAACGGCAGAGCGCTGGCGTGGCTCGCCCACGAGGAGTTCGGCCGGGTGGTGGGAAATATCTATGACGCGTCCACCATTGCCGTGCTCTGGTTCGCAGGAGCATCGGCAATGGCCGGCCTGCTGGCGTTGATTCCGCGGTTCCTGCCGGCGTACGGCATGGCGCCGACATGGGCACGACGCTCACGACCGATGGTGGTTGTGCTGGCCGCCGTCGCGGTGGTGCTGGTTCTGGTCTTCCGCGCGGATGTGGACGCCCAGTCCGGTGCCTACGCCACGGGCGTCCTGGTGCTTCTCGGCTCCGGCGCACTGGCGGTGACGCTGCACACGCTGCGGCGGGGGAACCGCCGTTCCGGGGTCCCTTTCGCCCTGGTCACTGCCGTCTTGGGATATACGCTGGTGGCGAACGTGATCGAACGTCCCGAGGGGCTGCGGGTGGCGGCGTGGTTCATCCTGGGGATCATCGTGGTGTCCGCCGTATCGCGGACGAGACGGTCATTCGAGCTGCGCGACTCCGAAATCCGGTACGACACGGCGGCCGAGCATATCGTGCAGGCGGCGGTGGCAGGGTCAGGCGAACTGCACCTGGTGGCGTCGTGCGCGCGGGAGGCGCCGGACGTCGCAGCACGCGCACGCGGCCTCCGGGCGTCCAACCATCTCAGTGGGAACCGTCCCCTCGTGTTCCTCGAGGTGACGGTGGGTGACCCGAGTGACTTCTCCTCAGTGCTCCAGGTGACCGGCCACGCCGTGGACGGGGTTCCGGTACTGCACGTCTCCGCCACCACCGTCCCGAATGCCGTCGCTGCCGTCGCGCTGGATGCCCGTGACCACTTCGATGCCATTCCGGACATCTACTTCGAATGGGGGACGGGTTCCCCGGTCCGCGAAATACTGCGGTACCTGGCGGTGGGCAGGGGTCACAATGCGGCGGTCACGCGTGAAGTTCTCCGCCGGGCCGAACCCGAGGAGGGACGCCGGCCGCGGGTGCACGTGGGGTGA
- a CDS encoding histone-like nucleoid-structuring protein Lsr2: MGRRTVITYVDDIDQEELAPDEVRTVKFGYRGADYVLDLSELNAAILDEELEPYLGAARKLPKNASAGTGRSSSTSSSSASDAARNRRIRQWANDNGREVSARGKIAADVISDYEAAHPEDR; the protein is encoded by the coding sequence ATGGGACGACGAACAGTGATCACCTACGTTGACGACATTGACCAGGAAGAACTTGCTCCTGACGAGGTCCGGACCGTGAAGTTCGGCTACCGTGGCGCCGACTACGTCCTGGACCTGTCCGAGCTGAACGCGGCGATCCTGGACGAGGAACTCGAACCGTATCTGGGTGCCGCCCGGAAGCTGCCGAAGAACGCCTCGGCCGGAACGGGACGGTCCTCCTCCACGTCGTCTTCGTCGGCCTCCGACGCCGCGCGCAACCGTCGCATCCGACAGTGGGCGAATGACAACGGTCGTGAGGTCTCCGCACGCGGCAAGATCGCCGCTGACGTGATCAGTGACTACGAGGCAGCGCACCCCGAGGACCGGTAG
- a CDS encoding SRPBCC family protein: MPTVSRTFIVSAARTSVVDYLKDFGNAEEWEPGTRACHRLDDGPIDVGSRWHNTSKLLGISTELVYELTQLDLDRLQFVGHNDTATSTDTLTFRDSPDGTEITYTADIVFHGAAKLADLPARLLFEKVGSEIVTNLTNILR; this comes from the coding sequence ATGCCTACCGTATCGAGAACATTCATCGTCTCCGCCGCACGGACCAGCGTCGTCGACTACCTCAAGGATTTCGGGAACGCCGAGGAATGGGAGCCCGGCACCCGGGCGTGCCACCGCCTCGACGACGGCCCGATTGATGTCGGCAGCCGGTGGCACAATACGTCGAAACTTCTAGGTATCAGCACTGAGCTGGTGTACGAGCTCACTCAGCTCGATCTCGACCGCCTCCAGTTTGTCGGTCATAATGACACCGCCACCAGCACCGACACTCTGACGTTCCGAGATTCTCCGGACGGTACCGAGATCACCTACACCGCCGACATCGTGTTCCACGGTGCAGCGAAACTGGCGGATCTTCCCGCCCGCCTACTGTTCGAGAAGGTGGGCAGCGAGATCGTGACGAACCTGACCAACATCCTGAGGTGA
- a CDS encoding ferrochelatase — protein sequence MQISGQHDNNGPDEPDALLLLSFGGPEQEADVIPFLENVTRGRGIPRERLKDVGEHYFALGGRSPLNDLNRDMIAGIRAELQSRGSEIPVYFGNRNWHPFVEDTVQTMARDGIRSAAVFATSAWGGYSGCRQYHEDIARARRAVVDAGLTPPRLRRLSQFHDHPLFIDAFARAVDTARAMLNEADQADLVFTAHSIPLRADAEAGPPGLGGHLYSRQVGDSARLIRDRSSFAAEVGASPVEAEVVWQSRSGPPSVPWLEPDICDHLRARVEQGNTRPVVLCPVGFLSDHVEVLWDLDTEARETAEDLGIDLVRAATPGSTADFAAMVVDLVRGASSEGLGCVPNFGSAVDGALCAPGCCGG from the coding sequence ATGCAGATTTCCGGACAACACGACAACAACGGACCTGATGAACCCGATGCGCTGCTGCTCCTGTCGTTCGGCGGTCCCGAGCAGGAAGCCGATGTCATTCCGTTCCTGGAGAACGTCACTCGTGGCCGCGGAATACCGCGTGAGCGTCTCAAAGATGTCGGAGAGCACTATTTCGCGCTCGGGGGGAGAAGTCCTCTCAATGATCTGAACCGGGACATGATCGCCGGTATCCGGGCGGAGCTGCAGTCGCGGGGATCCGAGATCCCGGTCTACTTCGGCAACCGGAACTGGCACCCGTTCGTCGAGGACACGGTGCAGACGATGGCCCGCGACGGAATCCGCTCCGCCGCTGTCTTCGCCACGTCCGCCTGGGGTGGATACTCGGGCTGCCGCCAGTACCACGAGGACATCGCCCGCGCGCGTCGCGCTGTCGTGGACGCAGGGCTGACCCCTCCGCGACTGCGCCGTCTCTCCCAGTTCCACGACCACCCGCTGTTCATTGACGCATTCGCGCGTGCGGTGGATACAGCCAGGGCCATGCTCAACGAGGCGGACCAGGCTGACCTCGTCTTCACGGCGCACTCCATCCCGCTGCGTGCCGACGCGGAAGCGGGGCCGCCCGGCCTCGGCGGGCACCTTTACTCCCGACAGGTGGGTGACAGCGCGCGGTTGATCCGGGACCGAAGTTCCTTTGCGGCCGAGGTCGGGGCATCCCCGGTCGAGGCCGAGGTGGTCTGGCAGTCCCGTTCCGGCCCGCCGTCCGTGCCCTGGCTGGAGCCGGACATCTGCGATCATCTCCGGGCCCGGGTCGAGCAGGGGAACACCCGGCCGGTCGTGCTGTGCCCCGTCGGTTTCCTCTCCGACCATGTCGAGGTGCTCTGGGATCTTGATACCGAGGCGAGGGAGACGGCCGAAGATCTGGGCATCGACCTCGTCAGGGCAGCGACTCCGGGGTCAACGGCTGACTTTGCGGCGATGGTGGTCGATCTCGTCCGGGGTGCGAGCTCCGAGGGGCTAGGATGCGTACCCAACTTCGGTTCCGCCGTCGATGGTGCTTTGTGTGCGCCGGGATGCTGTGGCGGCTGA
- a CDS encoding helix-turn-helix domain-containing protein has product MAGLSHSPHNPGRGRPKTLLVLSDEEQTTLTAWANDAGSHSPLALRARIILACAAGATNTHVAAELSVSRPTVGKWRSRFIDRRLDGLADEPRSGRPPSMTAEEIQEIMASRPPAGRRGPTTWTRRELARHTGLSPSTVGRLWKSLDVPEAP; this is encoded by the coding sequence ATGGCAGGTCTCTCCCATTCCCCTCACAACCCAGGCCGCGGACGGCCGAAGACCCTTCTCGTTCTCTCTGACGAGGAACAGACGACGCTCACCGCTTGGGCGAACGACGCCGGATCCCACAGCCCACTCGCCCTCCGGGCGCGGATCATCCTCGCCTGCGCCGCGGGCGCGACGAATACGCACGTGGCAGCCGAACTGAGCGTCTCACGACCGACGGTCGGCAAGTGGCGCAGCAGATTCATCGACCGTCGGCTCGACGGCCTGGCCGACGAGCCCCGCTCCGGGCGTCCGCCCTCAATGACCGCCGAAGAGATCCAGGAGATCATGGCGTCGCGACCACCGGCAGGACGACGAGGCCCGACAACCTGGACGCGACGTGAGCTGGCACGGCACACAGGCCTGTCGCCGTCGACGGTCGGGCGCCTCTGGAAGTCACTGGACGTGCCGGAGGCTCCCTGA
- a CDS encoding tryptophan-rich sensory protein, with translation MGRTSMSKDAAAPVPLTVPLFVLASGFLATAVAFLGAGVVGGTPVAEAAGGWLGQDATPLAPATPAFRIWSVIYVGLLAYSVWQVLPSQRRSSRQRRLRPWAVAAMLLNAAWIWSVQLDQLTLSLVVIVVLLGVLVRVLVLTVETPPETRVGAVLADGTFGLYLGWVTVATVANVAAVLAASGVEGLGPPSGPWDDAAAAVVLTGAAAVGVATAWRSGGRLMPAIGLAWGLAWIGVARLEGDWESGITSTAAFLAAAVVLTAAVLSGSLRHVQ, from the coding sequence ATGGGGCGGACCAGCATGAGCAAGGACGCGGCGGCCCCCGTGCCCCTCACGGTGCCACTGTTCGTCCTCGCCAGCGGGTTCCTGGCGACTGCGGTCGCCTTCCTCGGTGCCGGCGTTGTCGGCGGCACACCGGTTGCCGAGGCGGCCGGTGGTTGGCTCGGGCAGGACGCCACCCCGCTGGCCCCGGCAACTCCGGCATTCCGAATCTGGTCGGTGATCTATGTCGGTCTGTTGGCGTATTCGGTCTGGCAGGTGTTGCCGTCCCAGCGTCGGTCGTCACGCCAGCGCAGACTGCGCCCCTGGGCGGTGGCGGCAATGCTGTTGAACGCGGCGTGGATCTGGTCGGTCCAGCTCGATCAGTTGACGCTGAGTCTTGTGGTGATCGTGGTGTTGTTGGGTGTGCTCGTGCGGGTCCTGGTACTCACAGTCGAGACTCCGCCAGAAACCAGGGTGGGCGCGGTCCTCGCCGACGGCACATTCGGCCTGTATCTCGGCTGGGTCACGGTGGCCACGGTCGCCAACGTCGCTGCTGTTCTCGCGGCGAGTGGCGTCGAGGGGCTCGGACCGCCGTCCGGTCCGTGGGACGATGCGGCGGCTGCCGTGGTGCTGACGGGGGCCGCTGCCGTCGGTGTAGCGACGGCCTGGCGTAGCGGAGGGCGCCTCATGCCGGCGATCGGACTGGCCTGGGGGCTGGCGTGGATCGGCGTTGCCCGACTCGAGGGCGACTGGGAATCGGGCATCACGTCAACGGCGGCGTTTCTCGCTGCCGCGGTGGTGCTGACGGCTGCGGTGCTGTCAGGGAGCCTCCGGCACGTCCAGTGA
- a CDS encoding MarR family winged helix-turn-helix transcriptional regulator has product MSTDYWYDGSDPAVALLHAIRRFRAADQEMRRHIGSDMGLNSTDTEAVRHIIAGERRGDPLTAKRLSETLHISTAATAKLLNRLTESGHVRRAPHPDDRRSVIIVATDLSHEEVEDWLSPMHEKMLQAAHNVPAGDRRSVIEFLDALVEAFAPDDAAQDD; this is encoded by the coding sequence ATGTCAACGGACTACTGGTACGACGGTTCCGACCCCGCCGTGGCGCTTCTGCACGCCATACGGCGGTTTCGGGCTGCTGATCAGGAGATGCGCCGACACATCGGCTCAGACATGGGGCTGAATTCCACCGACACCGAAGCCGTGCGCCACATCATCGCCGGCGAACGCCGGGGCGATCCCCTGACCGCCAAGAGGCTCTCGGAGACACTGCACATTTCCACCGCGGCAACAGCGAAGCTGCTCAACCGGCTGACCGAGTCGGGCCACGTCCGGCGTGCCCCGCACCCTGACGACCGTCGCTCGGTGATCATCGTGGCCACCGACCTCTCCCATGAAGAGGTGGAGGACTGGCTGTCCCCGATGCACGAGAAGATGCTGCAGGCCGCCCACAACGTTCCCGCCGGAGACCGTCGGTCTGTCATCGAGTTCCTTGACGCCCTGGTCGAGGCGTTCGCCCCGGACGACGCCGCACAGGACGACTGA
- a CDS encoding SDR family oxidoreductase, producing MDILVTGASGYIGGRLIPELLAAGHRVRAASRHPDGLTRFDWYDEVDTVRADLSDPSSLAEAVAGVEIIYYLVHSMGDGTGTGFEDAESDAAMNLADAAAAAGASRIIYLSGMHPPDRDLADLSQHMRSRERVARILLDSPVPAVVLRAATVIGSGSASFEIIRHLTERLPVMVAPRWINNRIEPISVRDVLHYLVHAADADSLEGVNDQFDIGCGQTYRFSDLLRIYGRIRGLRRLIAAVPVPLPMDQLSGGWIGLVTPVPRSLAVPLAQSMAEDAVTTDGHRIRDVLPDPPGGLADYPTAVRRALQREATGEVPTSWDRSWQSADVGGELPTDPDWSGETVYTDSREARTTATVEQVWQVVESIGGRNGWYSTPLLWNVRGIMDRLVGGPGLGGRRDPRHLAAGDRVDWWRVERIDRPTLLVLRAEMKVSGQAWLILRVDRYEADEGTTTVYRQDAVFLPRGLRGRAYWWVVAPFHAAVFPLMKRNIIAAAAAE from the coding sequence ATGGACATCCTCGTCACCGGCGCTTCGGGCTATATCGGCGGACGCCTCATCCCTGAGCTCCTCGCTGCGGGCCACCGCGTCCGCGCTGCCTCCCGACACCCCGACGGGCTGACCCGCTTCGACTGGTACGACGAGGTCGATACCGTGCGTGCCGACCTGTCCGACCCTTCGTCCCTGGCCGAGGCGGTCGCCGGTGTCGAGATCATCTACTACCTCGTGCACTCCATGGGTGACGGCACGGGAACCGGTTTCGAGGACGCCGAGAGCGACGCTGCGATGAATCTTGCCGACGCTGCGGCGGCCGCCGGCGCCTCGCGGATCATCTACCTCTCGGGCATGCATCCACCGGACCGTGATCTGGCGGACCTGTCCCAGCACATGCGGTCACGCGAACGCGTGGCCCGCATCCTGCTGGACAGTCCCGTCCCTGCCGTGGTGCTGCGTGCAGCAACGGTAATCGGGTCAGGGTCGGCGTCCTTCGAGATCATCCGCCATCTCACCGAACGGCTGCCGGTGATGGTCGCACCGCGGTGGATCAACAACCGCATCGAACCGATCAGCGTGCGGGACGTCCTGCACTACCTCGTCCACGCCGCCGACGCCGACAGTCTCGAGGGAGTGAACGACCAGTTCGACATCGGGTGCGGGCAGACCTACCGGTTTTCGGACCTGCTGCGGATCTACGGCCGGATCCGCGGGTTACGCCGTCTGATCGCCGCCGTGCCCGTTCCGCTGCCGATGGACCAGCTGTCCGGTGGATGGATCGGTCTGGTCACACCCGTTCCACGCTCACTGGCGGTACCGCTGGCGCAGTCCATGGCGGAAGACGCCGTGACCACCGACGGGCACCGGATTCGGGACGTCCTCCCCGACCCGCCCGGCGGCCTCGCCGACTACCCCACGGCGGTGCGTCGGGCTCTGCAGCGCGAAGCCACCGGTGAGGTCCCGACGTCCTGGGACCGCTCCTGGCAGTCCGCCGACGTCGGTGGGGAGCTGCCCACCGACCCGGACTGGTCGGGAGAGACGGTGTACACCGACAGCCGCGAAGCACGGACGACGGCGACGGTGGAGCAGGTGTGGCAGGTCGTGGAGTCCATCGGGGGCCGTAACGGCTGGTACTCCACGCCTCTGCTGTGGAACGTGCGCGGAATCATGGACCGGCTGGTCGGCGGCCCGGGCCTGGGCGGGCGTCGGGACCCCCGTCACCTCGCCGCCGGCGACCGCGTGGACTGGTGGCGGGTGGAACGCATCGACCGTCCCACCCTGCTGGTGCTGCGTGCAGAGATGAAGGTCAGCGGGCAGGCGTGGCTGATCCTCCGGGTCGACAGGTACGAGGCAGACGAGGGGACAACCACCGTCTACCGGCAGGACGCCGTGTTTCTGCCACGGGGCCTGCGCGGACGGGCCTACTGGTGGGTCGTCGCCCCATTCCATGCGGCGGTATTCCCGCTGATGAAGCGCAACATCATCGCCGCGGCGGCAGCGGAATGA
- a CDS encoding DUF1295 domain-containing protein translates to MVVDWLIVAAACAVMTVLVMTVVAMVIRRHGKVAVMDVLWGPLILLNSVTAALTGLVIGGTGPVVWVMLAVIVVWAGRLSRHLVTRFGSDKEDPRYDDLMQKPTASLLTSVLLPQGSVAWLVSVPVQVAAAGGAGGVTPLVVILGTAVAVAGLVIESVADRQLDDFRAEGVSGRVMDRGLWSWSRHPNYFGESLVWWGIWMAAAASGVGVLAAVLSLISPVAMTVTLVWGTGARLLEKRMAGRDGWEDYTRRTSMFIPLPPRR, encoded by the coding sequence ATGGTTGTCGACTGGTTGATCGTCGCCGCCGCCTGTGCGGTGATGACCGTCCTGGTGATGACGGTGGTCGCCATGGTGATCCGTCGGCACGGCAAGGTCGCGGTGATGGACGTGCTGTGGGGTCCGTTGATCCTGCTGAACTCGGTGACCGCTGCGCTCACCGGGCTTGTTATCGGGGGCACGGGCCCTGTGGTGTGGGTGATGCTGGCCGTCATCGTGGTCTGGGCGGGGCGGCTGTCCCGTCATCTGGTGACCCGGTTCGGAAGCGATAAGGAAGATCCGCGCTACGACGACCTGATGCAGAAACCGACGGCGAGCCTACTGACCTCGGTGCTGCTGCCGCAGGGGTCGGTGGCCTGGCTGGTGTCCGTTCCCGTCCAGGTCGCGGCGGCAGGTGGTGCAGGCGGAGTGACACCGCTGGTGGTCATCCTCGGAACCGCCGTGGCCGTGGCGGGACTGGTGATCGAGTCAGTCGCCGACCGCCAGCTGGACGACTTCCGCGCGGAGGGTGTCTCCGGCCGGGTGATGGACCGCGGGTTGTGGTCCTGGAGCCGACACCCCAACTACTTCGGAGAGTCGCTGGTGTGGTGGGGCATCTGGATGGCCGCTGCCGCGTCCGGCGTGGGTGTGCTGGCCGCGGTGCTGTCGCTGATCTCTCCGGTGGCGATGACCGTCACCCTGGTGTGGGGGACTGGTGCACGGTTGCTGGAGAAGCGCATGGCGGGCCGGGACGGTTGGGAGGACTACACGCGCCGGACGTCGATGTTCATTCCGCTGCCGCCGCGGCGATGA
- a CDS encoding SAM-dependent methyltransferase, translating to MTSTVTSAGQTTVAERLVALVTQATGVTAGDLPVQIRAWDGSTAGPDGSDCPTLVVRNPQALTRLLWSPGELGLAQAYVTGEIDAEPAQVGGPGSGAGDALTEGFTRLTALARRPEVRVRLTPSSLVSVLRGVKDLGVVGRRPAPPSTQAHLRGRVHTRDRDRSVIAHHYDLSNEFYAQILDETMSYSCACFGAGPDITLEDAQRAKLDLVCRALELTEGQHLLDVGCGWGSTAIHAAENYRVQVTAVTISREQRDWVEHLVRNRGLEDRVTVRLQDYRDITGEFDAVSSIEMGEHVGQRNYPSFIRMLHDRVRPGGRVLIQQMSRRGRHPGGGPFIEAFIAPDMHMRPLGETVSMLEDGGLEVRAVRGMRNDYARTVDHWIDRFHAHRDRIIALVGEEVFRVWHLYLVGGGMAFRQGRMGVDQILSVRPPDTTAPTAPAVPHAGV from the coding sequence ATGACCAGCACAGTCACATCCGCCGGACAGACGACCGTCGCCGAGCGACTCGTTGCCCTGGTCACCCAGGCCACCGGCGTCACCGCCGGTGACCTGCCTGTACAGATCCGGGCCTGGGACGGTAGCACCGCCGGGCCGGACGGGTCCGACTGCCCGACGCTGGTGGTGAGAAACCCGCAGGCACTGACCCGGCTGCTGTGGTCGCCGGGTGAACTGGGGCTGGCCCAGGCGTACGTCACCGGTGAGATCGATGCTGAACCCGCGCAGGTCGGTGGACCCGGCAGCGGTGCCGGTGATGCACTCACCGAGGGCTTCACCCGGCTCACCGCACTGGCCCGACGCCCGGAGGTACGGGTCCGGCTGACGCCGTCCTCGCTGGTCAGTGTCCTGCGCGGCGTGAAGGACCTGGGCGTGGTGGGTCGACGCCCCGCCCCGCCGTCCACGCAGGCGCACCTGCGGGGACGGGTGCACACCCGTGACCGTGACCGGTCGGTGATCGCCCACCACTACGACCTCTCCAATGAGTTCTACGCCCAGATCCTCGACGAGACGATGTCGTACTCCTGCGCCTGCTTCGGTGCCGGACCCGACATCACACTGGAGGACGCCCAGCGGGCCAAACTGGACCTGGTGTGTCGGGCGCTCGAACTCACCGAGGGCCAGCACCTGCTGGACGTCGGCTGTGGTTGGGGATCCACCGCCATCCACGCCGCCGAGAACTACCGTGTGCAGGTCACAGCGGTGACGATCTCACGCGAACAGCGTGACTGGGTGGAACATCTCGTCCGCAACCGCGGCCTGGAGGACCGGGTCACGGTGCGGCTGCAGGACTACCGGGACATCACCGGCGAGTTCGATGCCGTCTCCTCGATTGAAATGGGCGAGCACGTGGGGCAGCGCAACTACCCGTCGTTCATCCGGATGCTCCACGACCGTGTCCGACCCGGCGGGCGCGTGCTCATCCAGCAGATGTCGCGCCGGGGACGCCATCCCGGTGGAGGGCCGTTCATTGAGGCGTTCATTGCTCCGGACATGCACATGCGTCCGCTCGGCGAGACCGTGTCGATGCTGGAGGACGGCGGCCTGGAGGTCCGCGCGGTCCGGGGCATGAGGAACGACTATGCGCGCACGGTGGACCACTGGATCGACCGTTTCCACGCCCACCGTGACCGGATCATCGCCCTGGTCGGTGAGGAGGTCTTCCGTGTGTGGCACCTGTATCTCGTCGGCGGCGGCATGGCTTTCCGGCAGGGACGGATGGGCGTCGACCAGATCCTGTCGGTCCGTCCACCGGACACGACGGCGCCGACGGCACCGGCCGTACCGCACGCGGGGGTGTGA
- a CDS encoding SAM-dependent methyltransferase: MRPSVNVTAPGLVPEAPQAPVAAYVTRRLLVRAARTAGITVAHGSGPGAADADLRILRPDAFYARLGARGLIGFGESYTAGDWEADDLAGTLTALCRKFTALVPGWMQRFRAVYLRRRPRAHRNTVDGARANISHHYDLSNDFFATFLDPGMSYSSALFESPSMSLREAQNAKMDRVLDRAGVGSGTRLLEIGTGWGELAIRAARRGAHVHSVTLSSEQADLARERAVRAGVADLVDIEIRDYREVAGQYDAVVSVEMIEAVGHEYWDAYMDTLRDRLLPGGTAVIQAITMDHHRMMASKDNATWITSYIFPGGCIPSVDALDAAAVRAGLHPGARRFFGADYAETLRQWDEAFRRESDGIGRLGFDDTFRRLWHFYLAYCQAGFAAGYITVGQVEYQRPHHHQENQS; this comes from the coding sequence GTGAGACCGTCAGTGAACGTCACCGCACCGGGGCTCGTCCCCGAGGCTCCGCAGGCGCCGGTAGCGGCCTACGTCACCAGGAGACTCCTGGTCCGGGCAGCCAGAACGGCGGGCATCACCGTCGCCCACGGCAGTGGTCCGGGCGCGGCGGACGCCGACCTGAGGATCCTGCGTCCCGATGCCTTCTACGCCAGGCTCGGAGCCCGTGGCCTCATCGGCTTCGGGGAGTCGTACACCGCCGGGGACTGGGAGGCGGACGACCTCGCCGGCACACTCACCGCCCTGTGCCGGAAGTTCACCGCGCTGGTCCCCGGGTGGATGCAGCGTTTCCGTGCGGTATACCTGCGACGACGCCCACGGGCGCACCGTAACACCGTCGACGGGGCGCGGGCGAACATCAGCCACCACTACGACCTGTCCAACGACTTCTTCGCCACCTTCCTCGACCCCGGGATGAGCTACTCCTCGGCCTTGTTCGAGTCGCCCAGTATGAGCCTCCGGGAGGCGCAGAACGCCAAGATGGACCGGGTGCTCGACCGCGCCGGGGTCGGATCCGGCACCCGTCTGCTGGAGATCGGCACCGGCTGGGGTGAACTGGCGATCCGCGCCGCCCGGCGTGGAGCTCACGTCCACTCGGTGACACTGTCGTCCGAACAGGCTGATCTGGCACGGGAACGTGCGGTCCGCGCCGGGGTAGCCGACCTCGTGGACATCGAGATCCGTGACTACCGCGAGGTGGCGGGGCAGTATGACGCGGTGGTCTCGGTGGAGATGATTGAGGCTGTCGGCCACGAGTACTGGGACGCCTACATGGACACCCTCCGGGACCGGCTGCTGCCTGGTGGCACCGCGGTGATCCAGGCGATCACCATGGACCACCACCGCATGATGGCCTCGAAGGACAATGCGACGTGGATCACCAGCTATATCTTTCCCGGCGGGTGCATCCCGTCCGTCGACGCCTTGGATGCTGCCGCCGTACGCGCCGGACTGCACCCGGGTGCGCGTCGGTTCTTCGGCGCCGACTACGCCGAGACCCTGCGACAGTGGGACGAGGCATTCCGTCGGGAGAGCGACGGGATCGGCCGTCTCGGCTTCGATGACACATTCCGTCGTCTGTGGCATTTCTACCTGGCCTACTGCCAGGCCGGCTTCGCCGCCGGTTACATCACTGTCGGCCAGGTGGAGTACCAGCGGCCGCACCATCACCAGGAGAACCAGTCATGA